One Rhinoraja longicauda isolate Sanriku21f chromosome 21, sRhiLon1.1, whole genome shotgun sequence genomic region harbors:
- the palb2 gene encoding partner and localizer of BRCA2 isoform X2, with amino-acid sequence MENSVKNPLSWETREQLKEKLALLKKEYAKTVNKLQRAQKAERIQNHVKKNIAHHNRLQEEQSSAQLTTENEGSPTLRTNWSNSSLEKSQVPAEESKENNSTATFNIVPEIIECPNQSLTSRCKNVDSSGQQHTPSDKELNPITKTESGVQSRLKLRKRKSCEVLKRVCELTGEPGKPLIANGVLCNRKMDALDSINNTGTNISQTLDGCVKENRCQEALPQAEDNTALVKNGTQEVEDNSVILPMSRIESNSLYYCHGDKPMEEAVFKNEALPSNEMLTADGQLQEAKPSCSKDINEAFESNVKNVAVEAGELQSGTAVCESLGAGSLKSCTLVEGLIFPVEYYVRTTRRMTSSQRQIDLDAVIHSQLGKSRNGGKGRRKKLTYNQSSPIEGSPKNEAEICNTLLLFNTQEGDGGDPNATSLQPDLQDSWNIGGNSQGTQSNRRKGRKRGRGECTNVQLTEARLKSEERNLNDHRFPNDVPIALSSDVQSENEGKKNEINTCQPILNSNKLYAKSINTTNSHHFSGNVNFNIKSSSLSQNTPKQQLERVHDNIQTDHVLKSPLKEDMTDLLRAQGESAVCVPEPSSTNSDVDSQEMIPETQQDSIDGISLKKNLNYTRQSFPLGIDSDKEKTESPVSQPKRRVKLSRGNNCRRTREGSRKVVERFQEGALVCSEPLLRVKKTIFTRLFHSQEVQDFDLPEEDYGQLKEKLRVEALKKSCLLSQHQEVSCNLETRAEKDKWDTKHSKTSRALEIKQTTENVEETHAQESLCCKGLSRTTEKPPDDICPVQQIPKTTSGHKLSTSILLSTPSCTPQAMNDHRHDQTAGSPTFPTLGFTPAPGSTECSPIFSQSNYRNQNSPQTGTHMLEGVGNCGQRFQAAAEEVSQPDLCQLTPIIKEGSQCVFSGKEPLNNKDEEDLNYKCEKIFSQQDMPNDYYVEEFSEMDTTIEEQKDDVLTPSLATMQLEQKVEKQLLQLISKIQNPSTSCIIDLCTVFWMVKEIRTLCVACACETAVLLWAPEQVNQWTNIHTWAFDKIPIIELIPIPDVVNILCVAFGSLEIREIKQCIKRAARWRRRLRFDPD; translated from the exons CGTGCACAAAAAGCTGAGCGAATACAGAaccatgttaaaaaaaacattgcacaTCATAATCGACTACAGGAAGAGCAGAGCTCAGCCCAGCTGACAACAG AAAATGAGGGCTCCCCTACTTTGAGGACAAATTGGTCCAACTCGTCACTTGAGAAGAGTCAAGTCCCAGCAGAAGAAAGCAAGGAAAATAATTCAACTGCGACATTCAACATTGTACCGGAAATCATCGAGTGTCCAAATCAATCTTTAACGAGTAGGTGCAAAAATGTTGATTCTTCGGGCCAACAACACACTCCTTCAGATAAAGAATTGAACCCCATCACAAAGACAGAAAGTGGAGTTCAAAGTCGTTTAAAACTAAGAAAAAGGAAGTCCTGCGAAGTATTGAAAAGAGTGTGTGAATTAACTGGTGAGCCAGGTAAGCCTTTGATTGCTAATGGAGTGCTTTGCAATAGAAAAATGGACGCCCTGGATTCCATCAATAATACAGGCACCAATATTTCCCAGACTCTTGATGGATGTGTTAAAGAGAACAGATGTCAGGAAGCACTCCCTCAAGCTGAAGACAACACAGCATTGGTAAAGAATGGAACACAGGAAGTAGAAGATAATTCTGTGATTTTGCCCATGAGCAGAATTGAAAGTAACTCTCTCTATTACTGTCACGGGGACAAGCCCATGGAAGAGGCAGTGTTCAAAAATGAAGCTCTTCCTTCAAATGAAATGCTGACTGCAGATGGTCAACTGCAGGAAGCAAAGCCAAGTTGCTCTAAGGACATTAATGAAGCTTTTGAGTCCAACGTAAAGAATGTTGCAGTAGAAGCAGGTGAACTGCAATCAGGTACTGCTGTGTGTGAATCTCTAGGAGCTGGCTCACTGAAGTCTTGTACACTTGTTGAAGGACTTATCTTTCCGGTTGAGTACTATGTTCGGACAACTCGGCGCATGACCAGCTCTCAGCGACAGATAGATCTGGATGCAGTTATTCATAGTCAGCTGGGAAAGTCCAGAAATGGTGGCAAAGGAAGACGCAAGAAGCTCACTTATAATCAAAGTAGTCCCATAGAAGGCTCCCCCAAGAATGAAGCAGAGATCTGTAATACTTTATTACTTTTTAATACTcaggagggtgatggtggagacccTAATGCAACTTCCTTGCAACCTGACTTGCAAGACTCGTGGAACATTGGTGGTAATTCCCAGGGTACGCAATCAAACCGAAGGAAAGGGAGAAAAAGAGgcagaggagaatgtacaaatgtacAGCTCACTGAAGCTCGTCTGAAGTCTGAGGAAAGAAATTTAAATGACCACAGATTTCCAAATGATGTCCCAATTGCTCTGTCTTCTGACGTTCAGAGTGAGAATGAGGGCAAGAAGAATGAAATTAATACTTGCCAACCAATACTTAACTCTAACAAACTATATGCAAAATCTATAAATACCACAAACAGTCATCATTTTTCAGGGAATGTTAACTTTAATATAAAGAGTTCCAGCCTGTCGCAGAACACACCCAAACAACAATTGGAACGAGTGCATGACAATATTCAGACTGACCATGTGTTAAAAAGCCCTTTGAAAGAGGACATGACTGATCTGTTGAGGGCGCAGGGTGAGTCTGCAGTTTGTGTGCCTGAGCCATCCAGTACAAATAGTGATGTGGATAGTCAGGAAATGATCCCAGAAACTCAGCAGGATTCCATTGATGGCATCTCATTGAAGAAGAATTTAAATTACACAAGGCAGTCGTTTCCATTGGGGATTGACTCGGACAAAGAGAAAACAGAGTCGCCAGTCTCTCAGCCCAAGAGGAGGGTGAAGCTCTCGAGAG GTAACAACTGTCGTAGAACACGTGAAGGCTCCAGGAAGGTCGTTGAGAGATTCCAAGAAGGGGCACTAGTGTGCTCTGAACCATTACTTCGTGTTAAAAAAACTATTTTCACAAGGTTATTTCACAGCCAGGAAGTCCAGGATTTTGACCTTCCGGAGGAGGATTATGGTCAACTTAAGGAGAAACTAAGAGTGGAAGCATTAAAGAAATCGTGCCTTCTTTCCCAGCATCAAGAAGTTAGCTGTAATTTGGAAACCCGGGCAGAAAAGGATAAGTGGGACACAAAACATTCCAAAACTTCGCGTGCATTAGAAATCAAACAGACTACAGAAAAtgttgaggaaacccacgcacaaG AGTCTTTGTGCTGCAAGGGACTGAGCAGAACCACGGAAAAACCACCGGATGATATTTGTCCTGTTCAGCAAATTCCAAAAACGACATCTGGCCATAAACTATCTACCAGCATTTTGCTTTCGACCCCGTCCTGTACCCCACAGGCAATGAATGATCATCGGCATGACCAAACTGCTGGTAGCCCTACATTCCCTACGCTTGGCTTCACTCCTGCCCCTGGTTCAACTGAGTGTTCTCCGATATTTTCCCAAAGTAATTACAGAAACCAGAATTCACCTCAAACTGGCACACACATGTTGGAAGGTGTGGGGAATTGTGGACAGAGGTTCCAGGCAGCTGCTGAAGAAGTGTCGCAACCAGATTTATGTCAGCTCACTCCAATTATAAAGGAAGGCAGTCaatgtgttttctctggaaaggaaCCTTTGAACAATAAGGATGAGGAGGACCTCAATTACAAATGTGAGAAAATATTCAGCCAGCAAGATATGCCAAATGATTATTATGTTGAGGAATTTTCAGAAATGGACACTACAATTGAAGAG CAGAAAGATGATGTCTTGACTCCATCTCTTGCTACTATGCAATTGGAACAAAAGGTGGAAAAGCAGTTATTACAATTAATCTCCAAGATACAG AATCCATCCACATCCTGCATTATTGACTTGTGCACAGTATTTTGGATGGTGAAAGAGATCAGAACATTGTGTGTTGCTTGTGCCTGTGAAACAGCAGTGTTGCTATGGGCTCCAGAGCAGGTTAACCAATGGACTAATATCCATACttgggcctttgataag ATTCCCATAATTGAACTCATACCCATTCCAGATGTTGTTAACATTCTGTGTGTGGCTTTTGGAAGCCTGGAGATAAGAGAAATAAA ACAATGcattaaaagggcggcacggtggcgcaggagactcaggttcgatcctgactaa